In Ahaetulla prasina isolate Xishuangbanna chromosome 5, ASM2864084v1, whole genome shotgun sequence, the following are encoded in one genomic region:
- the NIPA1 gene encoding magnesium transporter NIPA1 isoform X1 — translation MRMAVGAAAAPGDGGSPNPGPAAVSLGLSVAVVSSLVNGSTFVLQKKGIVRARGRGTSYLTDIVWWSGTIAMALGQIGNFLAYTAVPTVLVTPLGALGVPFGSILASYLLKEKLNILGKLGCLLSCAGSVVLIIHSPKSESVTTQAELEEKLTNPVFVGYLCIVLLMLLLLIFWIAPAHGPTNIMVYISICSLLGSFTVPSTKGIGLAAQDIFHNNPSSQRALYLCLVLLAVLGCSIIIQFRYINKALECFDSSVFGAIYYVVFTTLVLLASAILFREWSNVGVVDFLGMACGFTTVSIGIVLIQVFKEFNFNIGDLNKPNMKTD, via the exons ATGAGGATGGCTGTCGGCGCAGCAGCGGCTCCAGGAGACGGGGGCTCGCCGAATCCCGGTCCCGCTGCGGTCTCTCTGGGCTTGAGCGTGGCTGTGGTGTCCAGCCTGGTCAATGGCTCCACGTTCGTGCTGCAGAAAAAAGGAATCGTGCGGGCAAGAGGACGAG GGACTTCATATTTAACTGATATAGTGTGGTGGTCAGGTACTATTGCAA tggcGCTTGGCCAGATTGGGAATTTCTTAGCTTATACTGCAGTTCCTACTGTTCTGGTGACTCCACTTGGAGCACTTGGAGTCCCATTCGG gtCCATTTTAGCTTCCTATCTACTGAAagaaaaactgaacattttagGCAAATTGGGCTGCCTCTTGAGTTGTGCAGGTTCTGTTGTTCTCATCATTCATTCTCCAAAGTCTGAAAGTGTCACCACTCAGGCTGAGCTTGAAGAAAAACTTACAAATCCAG taTTCGTGGGTTACCTCTGTATTGTGCTTCTCATGCTGCTTCTACTTATCTTTTGGATTGCACCAGCCCATGGACCCACTAACATTATGGTTTACATCAGTATttgctcattgttaggaagtttcactGTGCCTAGTACAAAAGGAATTGGACTGGCTGCTCAAGATATCTTTCACAATAATCCATCAAGTCAAAGAGCATTGTATCTCTGTTTGGTTCTGTTAGCAGTATTGGGGTGTAGTATAATAATTCAGTTTAGGTACATCAATAAGGCACTAGAATGTTTTGATTCCTCAGTGTTTGGTGCCATCTATTATGTAGTATTCACCACTCTTGTCTTGCTGGCCTCAGCCATTTTGTTCAGAGAATGGAGTAATGTTGGTGTTGTTGACTTCTTGGGGATGGCTTGTGGGTTCACCACTGTATCTATTGGAATTGTTCTTATACAAGTCTTCAAAGAATTCAATTTCAATATTGGTGATTTGAATAAGCCTAATATGAAGACCGATTAA
- the NIPA1 gene encoding magnesium transporter NIPA1 isoform X2 — protein MLMNQGTSYLTDIVWWSGTIAMALGQIGNFLAYTAVPTVLVTPLGALGVPFGSILASYLLKEKLNILGKLGCLLSCAGSVVLIIHSPKSESVTTQAELEEKLTNPVFVGYLCIVLLMLLLLIFWIAPAHGPTNIMVYISICSLLGSFTVPSTKGIGLAAQDIFHNNPSSQRALYLCLVLLAVLGCSIIIQFRYINKALECFDSSVFGAIYYVVFTTLVLLASAILFREWSNVGVVDFLGMACGFTTVSIGIVLIQVFKEFNFNIGDLNKPNMKTD, from the exons ATGCTTATGAATCAAG GGACTTCATATTTAACTGATATAGTGTGGTGGTCAGGTACTATTGCAA tggcGCTTGGCCAGATTGGGAATTTCTTAGCTTATACTGCAGTTCCTACTGTTCTGGTGACTCCACTTGGAGCACTTGGAGTCCCATTCGG gtCCATTTTAGCTTCCTATCTACTGAAagaaaaactgaacattttagGCAAATTGGGCTGCCTCTTGAGTTGTGCAGGTTCTGTTGTTCTCATCATTCATTCTCCAAAGTCTGAAAGTGTCACCACTCAGGCTGAGCTTGAAGAAAAACTTACAAATCCAG taTTCGTGGGTTACCTCTGTATTGTGCTTCTCATGCTGCTTCTACTTATCTTTTGGATTGCACCAGCCCATGGACCCACTAACATTATGGTTTACATCAGTATttgctcattgttaggaagtttcactGTGCCTAGTACAAAAGGAATTGGACTGGCTGCTCAAGATATCTTTCACAATAATCCATCAAGTCAAAGAGCATTGTATCTCTGTTTGGTTCTGTTAGCAGTATTGGGGTGTAGTATAATAATTCAGTTTAGGTACATCAATAAGGCACTAGAATGTTTTGATTCCTCAGTGTTTGGTGCCATCTATTATGTAGTATTCACCACTCTTGTCTTGCTGGCCTCAGCCATTTTGTTCAGAGAATGGAGTAATGTTGGTGTTGTTGACTTCTTGGGGATGGCTTGTGGGTTCACCACTGTATCTATTGGAATTGTTCTTATACAAGTCTTCAAAGAATTCAATTTCAATATTGGTGATTTGAATAAGCCTAATATGAAGACCGATTAA